A stretch of Campylobacter volucris DNA encodes these proteins:
- a CDS encoding bacteriohemerythrin produces MDTFPIWSDKFSIDEPNIDLQHQTLFDLANKAAKLLNRHIYKIEIKELLTEFFDYMKIHFKDEEDYMSSINYPYLLEHKAMHKKIIKEMSVLLNECNTTNDLKERLYEIVSIWLLEHIVEHDMMINIWKKSNLKIEEKKNIVEEKIFDYVCGCENFTHKVDYGIHIKIKYLNALYKCKKCFKELVYAAQDNNEELK; encoded by the coding sequence ATGGATACATTTCCTATATGGAGTGATAAATTTAGCATAGATGAACCCAATATAGATTTACAACATCAAACTCTTTTTGACCTAGCAAATAAAGCAGCTAAACTACTAAATAGACATATATATAAAATAGAAATTAAAGAATTGCTAACTGAATTTTTTGATTATATGAAAATACATTTTAAAGATGAAGAAGATTACATGTCTTCTATAAATTATCCATATTTACTAGAACACAAAGCTATGCATAAAAAAATTATTAAAGAAATGAGTGTTTTGTTAAATGAATGTAATACCACTAATGATTTAAAAGAAAGATTATATGAAATAGTTTCGATATGGTTATTAGAGCATATTGTAGAACATGATATGATGATAAATATATGGAAAAAAAGTAATTTAAAAATAGAAGAAAAGAAAAATATTGTTGAAGAAAAAATATTTGATTATGTGTGTGGATGTGAAAATTTCACTCATAAAGTAGATTATGGAATACATATTAAAATTAAATATCTTAATGCATTATATAAATGTAAAAAATGCTTTAAAGAACTTGTTTATGCAGCTCAAGATAATAATGAAGAATTAAAATGA
- the tilS gene encoding tRNA lysidine(34) synthetase TilS — MFIDDKYLNLLKNEKNLLAFSHGSDSSALFFMLLEQNIEFNLALINYKTRLSSDIEEQSAKELAKKYNKKIYIKIAPKIEKNFEANARVVRYEFFDEICFKYGYKNLILAHNLNDKFEWFLMQFSKGAGLFELLGFKDIEKRKNFTIVRPLIETSKKEILKFLDDKKIKYFHDESNDNEKYFRNHIRINYANEFLLKFEKGIKNSFKYLQNDLSFFDDNFKIFHGIYICLKQENIIAKCFKHLGILLSTKQRQEALKHDGVISHKIAIVYMYDKALIFPFIKCEKIPKEFRENCRKMKIPKLLRAFCFLKDISLKELNQALDSF; from the coding sequence ATGTTTATAGATGATAAATATTTAAATTTATTAAAAAATGAAAAAAATTTATTAGCTTTTTCTCATGGAAGTGATTCTAGTGCTTTGTTTTTTATGCTTTTAGAGCAAAATATAGAATTTAATCTTGCTTTGATAAATTATAAAACTCGTTTAAGTAGTGATATAGAAGAGCAAAGTGCTAAAGAATTGGCAAAAAAATATAATAAAAAAATTTATATAAAAATAGCACCTAAAATAGAAAAAAATTTTGAAGCAAATGCAAGAGTTGTGCGTTATGAATTTTTTGATGAAATTTGTTTTAAATATGGATATAAAAATTTGATTTTAGCGCATAATTTAAATGATAAATTTGAGTGGTTTTTAATGCAATTTAGCAAAGGTGCTGGACTTTTTGAGCTTTTAGGTTTTAAGGATATTGAAAAAAGGAAAAATTTTACTATAGTTAGACCTTTAATAGAAACTTCAAAAAAAGAAATTTTAAAATTTTTAGATGATAAAAAAATCAAATATTTTCACGATGAAAGCAATGATAATGAGAAATATTTTAGAAATCATATAAGAATTAATTATGCAAATGAATTTTTGCTTAAATTTGAAAAAGGTATAAAAAATAGTTTTAAATACTTGCAAAATGATTTATCGTTTTTTGATGATAATTTTAAAATCTTTCATGGAATTTACATATGTTTAAAACAAGAAAATATCATTGCTAAATGCTTTAAACATTTAGGAATACTTTTAAGCACCAAACAACGCCAAGAAGCTTTAAAACACGATGGAGTAATTTCTCATAAAATAGCCATAGTTTATATGTATGATAAAGCTTTAATTTTTCCTTTTATTAAGTGTGAAAAAATTCCAAAAGAATTTAGAGAAAATTGCAGAAAAATGAAAATTCCAAAATTACTAAGAGCATTTTGCTTTTTAAAAGATATTAGTTTAAAAGAATTAAACCAAGCGTTGGATTCATTTTAA
- the rimO gene encoding 30S ribosomal protein S12 methylthiotransferase RimO — MPKLFLMSLGCNKNLVDSEIMLGRLSNYEICDEPSIADVLIVNTCGFIESAKKESIEAILNLHEQRKKDSLLVVTGCLMQRYKEELMKELPEVDLFSGVGDYEKIDEMILKKTNVFSNSTYLQDANTKRVITGSNYHAFIKISEGCNQKCSFCAIPTFKGKLKSRSLESIVNEVKTLVDKGYKDFSFIAQDSSSYMLDLGIKDGLIKLIDAIENVKGIKAARILYLYPTSTTKALIEKIINSKIFVNYFDMPLQHISDKMLKIMKRGSDKKRLLELLNLMKNAKDSFLRTGFIVGHPGESNEDFNELCEFLKEFKFDRISVFAYSKEEDTVAFDMEQVPSKIINSRLKVIEKIVDEAIEQSLNKQIGKKINAFCEGQSSEGEFFIAAKDICWDRNIDGEILINESECGDLIMGELYECEVLESVDKKLIAKTLKKVDK, encoded by the coding sequence ATGCCAAAACTTTTTTTAATGTCTTTAGGGTGTAATAAAAATTTAGTAGATAGCGAGATAATGCTTGGGAGATTAAGCAATTATGAAATTTGTGATGAGCCAAGCATTGCTGATGTTTTGATAGTAAATACTTGTGGTTTTATAGAAAGTGCTAAAAAAGAAAGCATAGAAGCTATTTTAAATTTACATGAGCAAAGAAAAAAAGATTCTTTATTGGTTGTAACTGGCTGTTTAATGCAGCGTTATAAAGAAGAATTGATGAAAGAATTGCCTGAAGTAGATTTGTTTAGTGGTGTGGGTGATTATGAAAAAATAGATGAAATGATACTTAAAAAAACTAATGTTTTTTCAAATTCTACTTATTTGCAAGATGCAAACACAAAGCGTGTCATAACAGGATCAAATTATCATGCATTTATAAAAATATCTGAAGGCTGTAATCAAAAATGCTCATTTTGTGCTATACCAACCTTTAAAGGTAAATTAAAATCTAGATCCTTAGAAAGCATAGTAAATGAAGTTAAAACTCTTGTTGATAAAGGTTATAAAGATTTTTCTTTCATCGCTCAAGATAGTAGTTCTTATATGCTTGATCTTGGTATTAAAGATGGACTTATAAAACTTATAGATGCTATTGAAAATGTCAAAGGTATAAAAGCGGCTAGAATTTTATATCTTTATCCAACTAGTACCACTAAAGCTTTGATAGAAAAGATTATAAATTCTAAAATTTTTGTAAATTATTTTGATATGCCTTTACAGCATATAAGCGATAAAATGCTTAAAATTATGAAAAGAGGAAGTGATAAAAAGAGGCTTTTAGAGCTTTTAAATTTAATGAAAAATGCAAAAGATTCTTTTTTAAGAACAGGTTTTATAGTTGGCCATCCAGGCGAGAGTAATGAAGATTTTAACGAACTTTGTGAGTTTTTAAAAGAATTTAAATTTGATAGGATTAGCGTTTTTGCTTATTCTAAAGAAGAAGATACTGTTGCTTTTGATATGGAGCAAGTTCCAAGTAAGATTATAAATTCTAGATTAAAAGTTATAGAAAAAATAGTAGATGAAGCTATAGAGCAAAGTTTAAATAAACAAATAGGTAAAAAAATTAATGCATTTTGCGAAGGTCAAAGTAGCGAAGGGGAATTTTTTATAGCAGCTAAGGATATTTGCTGGGATAGAAATATAGATGGAGAAATTCTCATAAATGAAAGTGAATGTGGTGATTTGATAATGGGTGAACTTTATGAGTGTGAAGTGCTTGAAAGTGTAGATAAAAAGCTTATTGCTAAGACTTTGAAAAAGGTTGATAAATAA
- a CDS encoding ANL family adenylate-forming protein → MHNFKNIFLRKIFSNKDNNALIYENIIYTYSQLSENVLKNINLLNSTTANIIGIIGDYDFESISLLLACIELNKIIIPFVDKKEIENKLKEVRCDLVFNNGEIILKNDDSINHPLVDRLIKENKPGLILFSSGSTGKPKAIIHDLDKITSSYLNKKTKNINILLFLMFDHIGGLNTLFNCLSMNACGVAIKDRKNVEYLAENIEKYKISLLPASPSLLSLMLAFNVMNNYDFSSLRLITYGTEKMPETLLDKLKQEFPKVKFHQTFGTSEVGITQTKSYKDFIKLENVEYKIIEGELYLKSNTQSLGYLNADNSVFTDDGYFASGDLVEVINENGEEYIKIVGRNKEIINVGGEKVLPQEVEGIIFQIPFIQDCLVYGQSNPLTGQSVCLKVVLTKEKNINSLELKKEIRLFCKDKLASYKIPTKVDIVESLEVSERFKKVRK, encoded by the coding sequence ATGCATAATTTTAAAAATATTTTTTTAAGAAAAATATTTTCAAATAAAGATAATAATGCTTTGATTTATGAAAATATTATATATACTTATTCGCAATTAAGTGAAAATGTTCTTAAAAATATAAATTTATTAAATTCTACTACTGCTAATATAATCGGCATTATAGGTGATTACGATTTTGAAAGTATAAGTTTATTGTTAGCTTGTATAGAATTAAATAAAATAATAATACCGTTTGTAGATAAAAAAGAAATAGAAAATAAACTTAAAGAAGTTAGATGCGATCTTGTATTTAATAATGGAGAAATTATTTTAAAAAATGATGATAGCATAAACCATCCTTTAGTAGATAGATTAATTAAAGAAAATAAACCAGGTTTAATTTTATTTTCTAGTGGAAGCACTGGAAAACCTAAAGCAATAATTCATGATTTAGATAAAATTACATCTTCGTATTTAAATAAAAAAACAAAAAATATTAATATTTTGCTTTTTTTAATGTTTGATCATATAGGTGGATTAAATACTCTTTTTAATTGTCTTAGTATGAATGCTTGCGGAGTAGCTATTAAAGATAGAAAGAATGTAGAATATTTAGCTGAAAATATAGAAAAATATAAGATATCGTTATTACCAGCTTCTCCTTCTTTATTAAGTTTAATGCTAGCTTTTAATGTTATGAATAATTATGATTTTAGTTCTTTAAGATTGATTACTTATGGAACAGAAAAAATGCCAGAGACATTACTTGATAAATTAAAACAAGAATTTCCAAAAGTAAAATTTCATCAAACATTTGGCACTAGTGAAGTTGGTATAACTCAAACTAAAAGCTATAAAGATTTTATTAAATTAGAAAATGTTGAATATAAAATCATAGAAGGTGAATTATATCTTAAAAGCAATACTCAAAGTTTGGGTTATTTAAATGCTGATAATTCTGTTTTTACAGATGATGGATATTTTGCTAGCGGAGATTTAGTTGAAGTAATAAATGAAAATGGTGAAGAATATATTAAAATTGTAGGAAGAAACAAAGAAATTATAAATGTTGGTGGAGAAAAAGTTTTACCTCAAGAAGTTGAAGGTATTATTTTTCAAATTCCTTTCATACAAGATTGTTTAGTATATGGACAAAGTAATCCACTAACTGGACAAAGTGTATGCTTAAAGGTTGTTTTAACTAAAGAAAAAAATATAAATTCTTTAGAGCTTAAAAAAGAAATTAGACTCTTTTGCAAAGATAAATTAGCTTCATATAAAATTCCAACAAAAGTTGATATAGTAGAAAGTTTAGAAGTTAGTGAAAGATTTAAAAAAGTGAGAAAGTAA
- a CDS encoding SDR family NAD(P)-dependent oxidoreductase: MQKIIIITGTRKGIGKELSEYYLNNNHIVCGCSRGKSSIEHKDYRHFELDVCDEKLVVNMIRNIKKEFGKIDILINNAGIASMNHILTTPLKTLQNIFNTNVFGSFLFIREVAKIMSQTYKKETISMPYRIVNFSTVAAPLRLEGEAIYAASKAAICNLTQVCAKELSSFGITCNAIGPTPVPTDLIKNVPENKIQDLLNQQAIKRFGNFNDVVNTINFFIDEKSDFITGQIIYLGGVNA, from the coding sequence ATGCAAAAAATAATTATAATTACTGGAACTAGAAAAGGCATAGGAAAAGAACTTAGTGAGTACTATTTAAATAATAATCATATAGTTTGTGGATGTTCAAGAGGAAAATCTAGTATAGAACATAAAGATTATAGACATTTTGAATTAGATGTTTGTGATGAAAAACTTGTAGTAAATATGATTAGAAATATTAAAAAAGAATTTGGAAAAATAGATATTTTAATCAATAATGCTGGTATTGCTTCTATGAATCATATATTAACAACGCCGCTAAAAACTCTGCAAAATATTTTTAATACAAATGTTTTTGGTAGTTTTTTATTTATTAGAGAAGTAGCTAAAATTATGAGTCAAACTTATAAAAAAGAAACTATTTCTATGCCGTATAGAATAGTAAATTTTAGCACAGTAGCAGCACCTTTAAGATTAGAAGGAGAAGCTATATATGCAGCATCTAAAGCAGCAATTTGTAATTTAACTCAAGTTTGTGCAAAAGAATTAAGTTCTTTTGGAATAACTTGTAATGCTATAGGACCAACTCCAGTTCCAACTGACTTGATAAAAAATGTTCCAGAAAATAAAATACAAGATTTGTTAAATCAACAAGCTATAAAAAGATTTGGAAATTTTAATGATGTAGTTAATACAATTAATTTTTTTATAGATGAAAAAAGTGATTTTATAACAGGACAAATAATATATTTAGGCGGAGTAAATGCATAA
- the prfB gene encoding peptide chain release factor 2 — protein sequence MDNYEYSELLKKLKNKVGNIASIIKPEEIKERLQEIESLENSPSFWSDVKQAGIIGKEKTKISNLLKNYDNANNALNDASELFDLANSENDLDTIEALFNDASNLEELIVSLEISMLLSGENDNKNAIVSIHPGAGGTESNDWASMLYRMYLRFCEREGFKVETLDFQEGEEAGLKDVSFLVKGENAYGYLKAENGIHRLVRTSPFDSAGRRHTSFSSVMVSPELDDDIEIEIEEKDIRIDYYRASGAGGQHVNKTESAVRITHMPSGIVVQCQNDRSQHKNKATAFKMLKSRLYELELMKQQDEANSSEKSEIGWGHQIRSYVLFPYQQVKDTRSNEAYSQVDNILDGDIKKIIEGVLIAQKAQN from the coding sequence ATGGATAATTACGAATATAGCGAACTTTTAAAAAAACTTAAAAATAAAGTAGGCAACATCGCTTCTATCATAAAACCTGAAGAAATTAAAGAAAGATTACAAGAGATAGAAAGTCTTGAAAATTCTCCTTCTTTTTGGAGTGATGTGAAACAAGCTGGTATTATAGGAAAAGAAAAAACTAAAATTTCAAATTTACTTAAAAATTATGATAATGCAAATAATGCATTAAATGATGCAAGCGAGCTTTTTGATCTTGCAAATAGTGAAAATGATTTAGATACTATAGAAGCTTTATTTAACGATGCTTCAAATTTAGAAGAGCTTATAGTAAGTCTTGAAATTTCTATGCTTTTAAGCGGTGAAAATGATAATAAAAATGCCATAGTTTCTATCCATCCAGGAGCTGGTGGAACAGAAAGTAACGACTGGGCTAGTATGCTTTATAGAATGTATTTAAGATTTTGTGAAAGAGAAGGTTTTAAAGTAGAAACACTTGATTTTCAAGAAGGTGAAGAAGCGGGATTAAAAGATGTAAGTTTTTTAGTAAAAGGTGAAAATGCTTATGGATATTTAAAGGCTGAAAATGGAATTCATCGTCTCGTAAGAACATCTCCTTTTGATAGTGCTGGTCGTCGTCATACTAGCTTTTCAAGTGTTATGGTAAGTCCTGAGCTTGATGATGATATAGAAATAGAAATAGAAGAAAAAGATATAAGAATAGATTATTATAGAGCTAGTGGAGCTGGTGGTCAGCATGTAAATAAAACAGAATCAGCAGTGCGTATAACTCATATGCCAAGTGGTATAGTAGTGCAATGCCAAAATGATAGAAGCCAACATAAAAATAAAGCCACAGCCTTTAAAATGCTAAAATCAAGACTTTATGAATTAGAATTGATGAAACAACAAGATGAAGCAAATTCTAGCGAAAAAAGTGAGATAGGATGGGGACACCAAATAAGATCTTATGTGCTTTTTCCATATCAGCAAGTAAAAGATACTCGCTCTAATGAAGCTTACTCACAAGTTGATAATATATTAGATGGAGATATTAAAAAAATAATAGAAGGTGTTTTGATAGCTCAAAAAGCACAAAATTAA
- a CDS encoding YeiH family protein, protein MHNRRKNLYKGRKFESIMLLIVLAFCSYAVSELAVFKSFGISALIIAVSLGAMIGNFAHQNTTLLKKTGVLNIATKQILRLGIILYGFRITFHDIEKVGLNGISVALIIVFSTFFIGLLLGKLFKLDLKESMLISSGSSICGAAAVMASESIVKGGPDRVGVAICTVVVFGTLGMFLFPIAWNLGWFNFFDINQMGYFMGATLHEVAHAVAAGEAIKAGDGAVIEKMIRVLMLVPFLIFLAIFSLKFLNKNGEKVTIKDNIPYFALWFLIASGVSSLNILNTEFALTYVKPSIAFIDTLLLSIAMVALGVNIHRSVILKAGLKPFAMALILFVWLIASGIILVKVLM, encoded by the coding sequence ATGCACAATAGAAGAAAAAACCTTTATAAAGGTAGGAAATTTGAAAGCATTATGCTTTTAATTGTTTTAGCATTTTGTTCATATGCTGTATCTGAACTTGCAGTTTTTAAAAGTTTTGGAATTTCTGCTTTGATTATCGCTGTATCTCTTGGAGCTATGATAGGTAATTTTGCTCATCAAAACACTACTTTACTTAAAAAAACAGGAGTATTAAACATAGCTACAAAACAAATTTTAAGATTAGGGATCATCCTTTATGGTTTTAGAATCACTTTTCATGATATAGAAAAAGTTGGACTAAATGGAATAAGCGTAGCTTTGATTATAGTATTTTCAACATTTTTCATAGGACTTTTACTTGGAAAGCTTTTTAAACTTGATCTTAAAGAAAGTATGCTAATAAGCAGTGGCTCTAGTATATGCGGTGCAGCTGCGGTTATGGCTAGCGAGAGCATAGTCAAAGGCGGACCTGATAGAGTTGGGGTAGCAATTTGTACTGTGGTTGTTTTTGGGACTTTGGGAATGTTTTTATTTCCAATTGCTTGGAATTTAGGATGGTTTAATTTCTTTGATATCAATCAAATGGGATATTTTATGGGAGCTACCTTACACGAAGTTGCTCATGCAGTAGCAGCAGGTGAAGCTATAAAAGCTGGAGATGGTGCTGTGATTGAAAAAATGATTAGAGTTTTAATGCTAGTGCCATTTTTGATTTTCCTAGCTATATTTTCATTGAAATTTTTAAACAAAAATGGAGAAAAAGTAACTATTAAAGATAATATCCCATATTTTGCACTATGGTTTTTAATAGCAAGCGGAGTTAGCTCTTTAAATATTTTAAATACTGAATTTGCATTAACTTATGTAAAACCAAGCATAGCATTTATCGATACACTTTTACTTTCTATAGCTATGGTAGCCTTAGGAGTAAATATCCACAGAAGCGTGATTTTAAAAGCAGGTCTTAAACCATTTGCTATGGCTTTAATTTTATTTGTATGGTTAATTGCTTCAGGGATAATTCTAGTTAAAGTTTTAATGTAA
- a CDS encoding LysR family transcriptional regulator: MTFKQLKYFQALSKNLNLRACAKELNITQAALSLAIFELEKSLNVKLFDRNAKFLTLNEKGKFFLKQISPLVLDFERIQKQMQDQTHYELKMKVSQNVGVYLLCGVLNDKEDHIKLDIMIANSKNIIKDVLENEIDLGIIEGICKDKDLKKIKICDDELIVVSKEKLDKEFFIDELQNHKWLSREKGSGAKEVFLNALPKNVKLNLIYELNSTAMIKELVKKGNFLAVLPKFSVKEELESQKLFQVRLKNFKISRELFLIYHKNKELNEKFVNFCNFLIQQIQKEL; encoded by the coding sequence ATGACTTTTAAACAACTCAAATATTTTCAAGCTCTTAGTAAAAATTTAAATTTAAGAGCTTGTGCTAAAGAATTAAATATAACCCAAGCTGCACTTTCTTTGGCTATTTTTGAGCTTGAGAAAAGTTTAAATGTCAAATTGTTTGATAGAAATGCTAAGTTTTTAACCCTTAATGAAAAGGGTAAATTTTTTTTAAAACAAATTTCACCTTTGGTTTTGGACTTTGAGCGTATCCAAAAGCAAATGCAAGATCAAACGCATTATGAATTAAAAATGAAAGTGAGTCAAAATGTTGGAGTGTATTTGCTATGTGGTGTGTTAAATGATAAAGAAGATCATATAAAATTAGATATCATGATAGCTAATAGTAAAAATATCATTAAAGATGTTTTGGAAAATGAAATTGATCTTGGTATTATCGAAGGTATATGCAAAGATAAAGATTTAAAAAAAATAAAAATTTGTGATGATGAGCTTATAGTAGTAAGTAAAGAAAAATTAGATAAAGAATTTTTTATCGATGAGTTGCAAAATCACAAATGGCTTAGTAGGGAAAAAGGTTCTGGAGCAAAAGAAGTTTTTTTAAATGCTTTGCCTAAAAATGTAAAATTGAATTTAATTTATGAATTAAATTCCACAGCTATGATTAAAGAATTAGTTAAAAAAGGAAATTTTTTAGCGGTTTTGCCTAAATTTAGTGTTAAAGAAGAACTTGAAAGTCAAAAATTATTTCAAGTAAGATTAAAAAATTTTAAGATTTCAAGAGAGCTTTTTTTAATTTATCATAAAAATAAAGAGTTAAATGAAAAATTTGTAAATTTTTGCAATTTTTTAATACAACAAATTCAAAAAGAACTTTAA
- the murD gene encoding UDP-N-acetylmuramoyl-L-alanine--D-glutamate ligase, whose translation MKISLFGYGKTTKAFAQRFGNCDIYDDHFTSISKDEFGNTLLPPQEFNPLKSDLEIPSPGFPNDHFLIKNAKNLSSEYDFFYDAMPKSVWISGTNGKTTTTQMSYHLLKHINAQMGANIGIPLATMDANANLWILESSSFSLFYTKLAKPEIYALLPITPDHLSWHKDFKSYENAKLSVLDRMNENDVAILPKKYENYPTSAYIISYEDEYELAKKMEIDIKKVHFKTPFLLDAIIALSIEKIILDRCSYEFLNEFEIEKNKLEEIYDYQNRLWVNDTKATNIDASLAALKRYKDKKIHLILGGDDKGVDLSSLFEFMKTLNITIYAIGSNTNKIINLAQNANLQAYSCEFLHIGVTKIHERLKMDEVALLSPACASLDQFSSYQERGDEFKKCIAKLH comes from the coding sequence ATGAAAATTTCACTCTTTGGATACGGTAAGACTACTAAGGCTTTTGCACAGCGTTTTGGTAATTGCGATATTTATGATGATCATTTTACAAGCATTAGTAAAGATGAATTTGGAAATACTCTTTTACCACCACAAGAATTTAATCCTTTAAAAAGTGATTTAGAAATTCCAAGTCCTGGATTTCCCAATGATCATTTCCTAATAAAAAATGCAAAAAATTTAAGTAGTGAGTATGATTTTTTTTATGATGCGATGCCAAAAAGTGTTTGGATAAGTGGAACTAATGGAAAAACCACTACCACTCAAATGTCATATCATCTTTTAAAACATATCAACGCTCAAATGGGAGCTAATATAGGAATTCCACTTGCAACAATGGATGCAAATGCAAATTTATGGATACTTGAAAGCTCATCTTTTTCACTTTTTTATACTAAGCTAGCCAAGCCTGAAATTTATGCACTTTTGCCCATTACACCTGATCATCTTTCATGGCATAAAGATTTCAAGTCCTATGAAAATGCAAAATTAAGCGTTTTAGATAGAATGAATGAAAATGATGTGGCAATTTTGCCTAAAAAATATGAAAACTATCCAACTAGTGCTTATATTATAAGTTATGAAGATGAATACGAGCTTGCTAAAAAAATGGAAATTGACATAAAAAAAGTTCATTTTAAAACTCCTTTTTTACTAGATGCCATCATAGCTTTAAGCATAGAAAAAATCATTCTTGATAGATGCTCATATGAATTTTTAAATGAATTTGAAATTGAAAAAAATAAACTTGAAGAAATTTATGATTATCAAAATAGGCTTTGGGTTAATGATACCAAAGCTACCAATATAGATGCGAGCTTAGCAGCACTCAAACGCTATAAAGATAAAAAAATTCATCTTATCTTAGGGGGAGATGATAAAGGAGTTGATCTTAGCTCTTTGTTTGAATTTATGAAAACTTTAAATATCACAATTTATGCCATAGGATCTAATACAAATAAAATCATCAATCTTGCACAAAATGCAAATTTACAAGCATATTCTTGTGAATTTTTACACATTGGAGTTACAAAAATTCATGAAAGATTAAAAATGGATGAAGTAGCGCTTTTAAGTCCAGCTTGTGCCAGTTTAGATCAATTTTCTTCTTATCAAGAGCGCGGAGATGAATTTAAAAAATGCATAGCTAAATTGCATTAA
- the mraY gene encoding phospho-N-acetylmuramoyl-pentapeptide-transferase, translating into MLLKNKYKVKILLYLTNYTDYMFFSYISVRAGCAFFIALFLSLYMMPKFIKWAQNKKANQPIYEYAPQSHKAKSHTPTMGGLIFIFATIIASILCADLNNFYVIVGLLCLVLFCTIGLVDDLGKILKKDNHAGLSPKMKLLSQFGAAFVCVILLYVMDVNTEFYLPFYKYALFDGGIFMLALWILVIISSSNAVNLTDGLDGLATVPSIFSLLSLGIFLYLCGNAIYSSYLFLPKIQGLGELVVVSAALIGALMGFLWYNCYPAQVFMGDSGSLSIGAFLGYLGIVSKNEILLILIGFVFVLETISVILQVGSFKIFNKRVFKMAPIHHHFEKVGWVENKIIVRFWMIALLANIIALISIKLR; encoded by the coding sequence ATGCTTTTAAAAAACAAATACAAGGTTAAAATTTTGCTTTATCTTACAAACTACACTGATTATATGTTTTTTTCTTATATAAGCGTAAGAGCTGGATGTGCTTTTTTTATCGCTTTATTTTTAAGCTTATACATGATGCCTAAATTTATAAAATGGGCTCAAAATAAAAAAGCTAATCAACCTATTTACGAATACGCTCCACAATCACACAAGGCTAAATCTCACACCCCAACCATGGGCGGGCTTATTTTTATCTTTGCTACTATTATTGCAAGTATTTTATGTGCGGATTTAAATAATTTTTATGTTATTGTAGGTTTATTATGCTTAGTATTGTTTTGCACTATAGGTTTAGTAGATGATTTAGGTAAAATTCTTAAAAAAGACAACCACGCAGGGCTTAGTCCTAAAATGAAATTATTAAGTCAATTTGGTGCAGCTTTTGTTTGCGTTATCTTACTCTATGTAATGGATGTTAATACTGAATTTTATTTACCATTTTATAAATATGCTTTATTTGATGGTGGAATTTTTATGCTTGCTTTGTGGATTTTAGTCATCATTTCAAGCTCTAATGCTGTAAATTTAACCGATGGACTTGATGGACTTGCCACGGTTCCTTCTATTTTTTCACTTTTAAGCTTAGGAATATTTTTATATTTATGCGGTAATGCTATTTATAGTTCTTATTTATTTTTACCAAAAATTCAAGGCTTAGGAGAGCTTGTAGTAGTTAGCGCAGCACTAATTGGAGCTTTGATGGGATTTTTGTGGTATAACTGCTATCCAGCACAAGTATTTATGGGAGATAGTGGGAGTTTGAGTATTGGGGCATTTTTGGGCTATCTTGGCATAGTGAGTAAAAATGAAATTTTACTTATATTAATAGGATTTGTTTTTGTTTTAGAAACAATTTCAGTGATTTTACAAGTAGGAAGTTTTAAAATTTTTAACAAAAGAGTTTTTAAAATGGCACCCATCCATCATCATTTTGAAAAAGTAGGCTGGGTGGAAAATAAAATTATCGTTCGCTTTTGGATGATAGCTTTACTTGCAAATATCATCGCATTAATCAGTATAAAGTTAAGATAA